The following proteins come from a genomic window of Aspergillus oryzae RIB40 DNA, chromosome 4:
- a CDS encoding putative actin-related protein RO7 (predicted protein), with protein sequence MTSGSTAYNLDDRRTSVSMSLRHSQSGRPSTPQHHLRSNNSSFASTSSASSSLRGDEDAIVFEFGSRWLRAGFEGDSTPTCVVGCGPEDSRRAGDYRGWLKASLNADTLRPQPVKAEEWTGAYELWKMDVRDVDLGLVEDKIERMFRETYNKYLLTDAGTARLVLVLPSIMPHPLLSSVLSTLFSRWRFPSITLLPSPTMAVAAAGLRSALVIDLGWAETTVTGIYEYREIATKRSTRAMKSLLQETGRFLTRLSSNSSGDADEISVNFEFCEEVVSRFLWCMPQAGDNGSFTSSQSTDSQGGDSEPIGRDITGLSHKTVSIPSPSNPSSNYLEIPFSKLAEPVEKVLFAKGVADCDLDDEEKPVALLAYNTLLQLPPDVRGICMSRIVFVGGGANIPGVRQRVLAEVASIIDQHGWSPVRGKVIEQQRQKLQNLSLNERPTSANNEKDTTPPSPKTSIEKGDQGKRGNEEDEIDPVEEKLRRNRDKDIKPPVQGVLREVESLGPWAGASLVASLKIRSLVEIEREKFLQHGLAGASRDLDTHGHVPDRRSGLRSGGDRSSWTLAGWG encoded by the coding sequence CATGAGCTTGCGACATAGCCAGTCCGGCAGACCTTCCACGCCTCAACATCACCTGCGTTCTAATAATTCCTCCTTCGCAAGCACCTCATCGGCAAGCTCTTCTTTGCGCGGAGACGAGGATGCGATAGTTTTTGAATTTGGCTCTAGATGGCTTCGGGCTGGATTTGAGGGCGACAGTACACCTACGTGTGTGGTCGGGTGCGGGCCGGAAGACTCAAGGAGGGCCGGCGATTACAGGGGATGGCTGAAAGCTAGCCTGAACGCGGATACATTACGCCCACAGCCAGTGAAAGCAGAAGAGTGGACGGGCGCTTATGAATTATGGAAGATGGACGTTCGTGATGTCGACTTGGGACTTGTTGAGGACAAAATCGAGCGGATGTTCCGAGAGACATACAATAAATACCTGTTGACGGATGCGGGAACAGCGAGATTGGTACTCGTTCTCCCGTCTATTATGCCACACCCGCTACTGTCTTCTGTTTTGTCGACCCTATTCAGTCGGTGGCGCTTTCCTAGCATCACGCTCCTTCCGAGCCCCACAATGGCGGTGGCTGCAGCTGGATTGCGTTCGGCGTTGGTGATAGACCTTGGATGGGCGGAAACAACGGTAACTGGGATCTATGAATACAGAGAGATCGCTACCAAGCGGAGTACAAGGGCCATGAAGTCATTGCTTCAGGAAACAGGCAGGTTCCTCACTCGCCTGTCCTCAAACAGTAGCGGGGATGCAGACGAGATCTCCGTGAATTTTGAGTTCTGTGAAGAAGTTGTTAGCCGGTTTCTGTGGTGTATGCCCCAGGCAGGTGATAATGGATCATTTACTTCGTCACAATCAACTGACTCCCAAGGGGGAGATAGTGAGCCGATAGGAAGAGACATCACCGGTCTTTCGCATAAAACCGTTTCaattccatctccatcaaaCCCCAGCTCGAACTATTTGGAGATTCCTTTCTCTAAACTGGCAGAGCCGGTGGAGAAAGTCCTTTTTGCTAAAGGTGTAGCGGATTGTGACTTagatgacgaagaaaagcCGGTTGCTTTGCTGGCGTACAACACTCTCCTACAATTACCGCCCGATGTCCGCGGCATCTGTATGTCACGGATAGTGTTCGTCGGTGGAGGAGCCAATATCCCAGGTGTTCGACAGCGAGTCCTTGCTGAAGTAGCGTCCATTATTGATCAACATGGCTGGAGTCCTGTACGTGGTAAAGTTATTGAGCAACAAAGACAAAAGCTACAAAACTTGTCTCTCAATGAGCGCCCGACCTCGGCCAACAACGAAAAGGACACCACACCACCGTCACCCAAAACCTCTATTGAGAAGGGGGACCAAGGAAAACGGGgtaatgaagaagatgagattgaCCCAGTCGAGGAGAAGCTCCGCCGTAATAGAGATAAGGATATCAAGCCTCCGGTTCAAGGAGTTCTGCGCGAAGTGGAATCTCTTGGGCCCTGGGCTGGAGCTAGTCTTGTGGCGAGCCTTAAGATAAGGTCACTGGTCGAGATTGAGCGAGAGAAATTTCTTCAGCATGGCCTTGCTGGTGCTAGTCGAGATTTGGATACTCATGGCCATGTCCCTGACCGACGGTCAGGGCTACGATCTGGTGGAGACCGGTCGAGCTGGACTCTGGCAGGATGGGGATGA
- a CDS encoding aldose epimerase family protein (predicted mutarotase) encodes MHLKSYLSAALYGLPTLALDAAASSTSNTSAVDPFKVYTITAENITAKLIPYGARLTSLLVPDRDGNEQDVVVGYDDPKDYLKDTETDHTYFGTVVGRYANRIKNGTFQIDGDKYEIPRNEHNGTDTLHGGDVGYDQHNWTVTAQSESSITFTLLDRALEGFPGDVITHAVYSVDSDVTAENPKGLPQLTTKLISLALTEKTPIMTANHIYWNLNAFKETNVLNDTFLQLPLSKRIIGTDGILIPNGTILGVDSYDGAPDFTTGKLVGQDIEKAEGLCGTGCTGYDNCFIVDRDNAYGPANSIVPVVRMNSSTTGISLEVASNQQAVQIYTCDNMKGTIAVKPSQAKRNKEEGIEGAKSVNQYGCVVIETEGWIDGINNPEWGQLSDQIYSPTGAPAVNWATYKFGTV; translated from the coding sequence ATGCATCTTAAATCATACTTATCTGCTGCCCTTTATGGGCTACCGACACTGGCTCTAGATGCGGCCGCGTCATCTACTTCAAATACGTCTGCTGTAGATCCATTCAAAGTCTACACTATCACTGCGGAGAATATTACCGCCAAGTTGATTCCATACGGAGCGCGTCTGACTTCTCTGCTCGTGCCTGACCGCGATGGCAACGAACAAGATGTAGTCGTGGGCTATGATGACCCTAAGGATTACTTGAAAGACACCGAGACCGACCACACATACTTCGGCACTGTTGTCGGCCGCTATGCCAACCGGATCAAAAACGGCACCTTCCAAATAGATGGAGACAAGTACGAAATCCCTAGGAACGAGCACAACGGCACCGACACATTGCACGGAGGAGATGTCGGTTATGATCAGCACAACTGGACTGTCACTGCTCAATCTGAGTCTTCCATCACGTTTACTCTGCTTGACCGCGCACTGGAGGGCTTCCCTGGAGATGTCATCACTCACGCCGTGTACAGCGTTGATTCCGATGTCACGGCCGAGAACCCCAAGGGTCTGCCGCAGTTGACCACCAAgttgatctctttggctcTGACCGAGAAGACTCCCATCATGACTGCCAACCATATCTACTGGAACCTCAACGCGTTCAAGGAGACCAATGTCCTGAATGACACCTTCCTTCAACTACCGCTGTCCAAGCGGATCATCGGCACAGACGGCATCTTGATTCCCAACGGAACCATCCTTGGTGTCGACTCGTACGACGGAGCACCAGACTTCACCACTGGAAAGCTTGTGGGCCAGGACATTGAGAAAGCAGAAGGGCTGTGTGGAACGGGCTGCACGGGCTATGACAACTGCTTCATTGTCGATCGAGACAATGCATATGGCCCAGCCAACTCTATTGTCCCAGTTGTTCGTATGAACTCCAGCACAACCGGGATCAGTTTAGAAGTGGCTTCAAACCAACAAGCTGTTCAAATCTACACCTGCGATAACATGAAGGGCACCATTGCCGTCAAGCCGTCCCAGGCCAAGcggaacaaggaagaaggtatCGAGGGCGCAAAGAGCGTCAACCAGTATGGGTGCGTCGTTATCGAGACCGAAGGTTGGATTGATGGAATCAATAACCCCGAGTGGGGTCAACTGTCAGACCAAATCTATTCCCCCACCGGAGCTCCAGCAGTCAACTGGGCCACGTATAAGTTTGGCACAGTCTAA
- a CDS encoding uncharacterized protein (predicted protein), with the protein MSTSGVASPFRISRKDGEKLDRNETFIAVREHLRRQEMGMDAPSFCSHHRHSCSDQDKESFRLHRDIIHTLLLPLFLLHHQASRVAARALPSRKAAESERAFRGEARSAYAWLQCILTEEHDWYLTERCPACIVLHVLHSEPTIRFVAVACLLSDHLQGLDLLHGKNRLPSFEFWLEALETAVREDPFWGHDLWPDIEYRACALTDGVKQLVLQCLELRSALDRQSHQSQAYDSSAHFRRESLRQSNHPIMKPSAATSRMAGEEQKLLSKVAATRCMSSYWQDRPQRLHARRHGDSRRRSVTS; encoded by the exons ATGTCGACCAGCGGTGTTGCCTCACCATTTCGAATCTCCaggaaggatggagagaagctTGATCGCAATGAAACATTTATAGCCGTTCGAGAGCACCTGAGGCGCCAAGAGATGGGCATGGATGCCCCGAG TTTCTGCTCTCACCACCGCCATTCTTGCTCCGATCAAGACAAGGAGTCCTTCCGTCTGCATCGCGATATCATCCACACCCTCTtacttcctttgtttctgctCCACCACCAAGCCTCCCGTGTCGCCGCTAGGGCGCTGCCCAGCCGCAAAGCAGCGGAATCGGAACGGGCATTTCGAGGGGAAGCACGCAGTGCGTATGCCTGGCTTCAGTGTATCCTCACCGAGGAGCATGATTGGTACCTGACCGAACGATGCCCCGCTTGCATCGTCCTGCACGTCTTACATTCCGAACCGACTATTCGTTTTGTAGCCGTGGCTTGCCTTCTGTCCGACCACCTGCAAGGTCTGGACTTGCTCCACGGGAAAAATCGGTTGCCCAGTTTCGAATTCTGGCTTGAGGCATTAGAAACAGCTGTTCGCGAGGATCCTTTCTGGGGCCATGACCTCTGGCCCGATATTGAGTACCGCGCGTGTGCTTTGACCGACGGTGTCAAGCAGCTGGTGCTGCAGTGCCTGGAACTCCGATCTGCGTTGGATCGGCAAAGCCACCAATCCCAGGCATACGATTCCAGTGCTCACTTCCGTCGTGAGTCATTGCGGCAATCAAACCACCCAATTATGAAGCCATCTGCCGCTACATCACGAATGGCTGGGGAAGAGCAGAAGCTCTTGTCTAAGGTTGCGGCAACCCGTTGCATGTCATCGTATTGGCAAGATCGGCCGCAAAGACTCCACGCTCGCAGACACGGCGATTCCCGCAGAAGGTCGGTGACTTCTTGA
- a CDS encoding putative AT DNA binding protein (predicted protein) → MNQDSPSRKRPRNSTMTTKVPLKDEADTMEQTPRKRRGRPRKSDTMVQSATPNGGSPGHTPGPGGASAQKRKRGRPRKYLPEPDAVDDVADQVANSQVHEPSVVEPEPSWAPLNLTADGESDDGLPDDQGYAEPFEGEAQMEQFDDNPQNQSPGVEYERTYDTPNVDYMDDVYMQNDENIHSTPSKMPSPSRESQIISPDNTIYAGRTPRPPRQYPTPASSSLVDEERQDRGAQNSISRNRFRQSGVHATNDPTDEHREFDSIMESEGFSMVSLDTLPSAKQHGLSASSQVTKGALKPFLERESNGVLRRKSSIRNQANEEEAGLITQPEPSALAQEKATVDYRSARAYSSPTSPAPVPVQASSRRRRRPIARFVRLVRVGIALESALRRPYDREYPRGLLSSPEIRVSQDQMSSLETSRKRLELLFSEFDSEIQRDLQSALKFGQELAKRRVQAEIENARKAPEMETITETTPKGLSETSGSREMSREPDGLRDYDTPGSEMRRRMEEWQREREAISREIQLANSSQVIVIDSDVSGPPSPEGGMAAPKADEERDWTSDIDRGDADALSVHDKPEDGRFSEQEEEDEDDGYEDIWQQEANDRGDLSDRSSVSYVHQSLDNNRQESSPQTNSSISERSAIDNSYSPAYWTNAHDKVPFLGKSRIKELREQDVDISALLRPGATPKRSRYYYGQSSPPSTENGRDPEQPQPTAVPYSEEAKEDEYEEEEVQGVRQDEEDHLLEPPQSDDYLESSPQRAPGEETFQLDPTTNFENARQHSDLWLEGYGDGNLSDAASPEPQTAHETPVLTPERQQPSSTRKQASSWLQKITNLTPQWLKVPKRRSFAEPALSVYDEASEDEDDDGSRSRNVEENYMEEAPRLHRDHEQQSLSSPLDDQSPNVEAKDDTYDRPLPLAVSGYFSDDHYILLRRLYRLAKRHPERFIYYPGPGRSDIIGDWIWTSDGLHGVPITELSFFGFVSRTPLPAWQR, encoded by the exons ATGAACCAAGACAGCCCTTCGCGCAAACGCCCCCGGAATTCTACCATGACAACCAAAGTACCGCTGAAGGATGAGGCAGACACTATGGAGCAGACCCCTAGAAAACGCCGCGGACGCCCGAGGAAGTCAGACACAATGGTTCAAAGCGCGACACCGAATGGGGGGAGTCCTGGTCATACTCCTGGCCCGGGAGGCGCAAGTGCGCAAAAGAGGAAGCGAGGTAGACCTAGGAAATATCTCCCGGAGCCGGATGCCGTAGACGACGTTGCCGATCAGGTGGCAAATAGCCAGGTACATGAGCCGTCTGTTGTCGAGCCCGAGCCAAGTTGGGCTCCCCTGAACCTTACTGCAGATGGCGAATCTGACGATGGCTTGCCGGATGATCAAGGCTACGCAGAACCCTTTGAAGGTGAGGCTCAGATGGAGCAATTTGATGATAACCCTCAGAATCAGAGTCCTGGAGTTGAATATGAGCGTACTTACGATACGCCAAATGTCGATTATATGGATGATGTTTATATGCAGAATGACGAGAATATACATTCAACACCATCAAAGatgccttctccatctcGTGAGAGCCAGATTATCTCTCCAGATAACACCATATACGCTGGTCGTACACCTAGACCGCCTCGTCAATACCCCACCccagcatcctcatcattagtcgatgaggaaagacaagacCGAGGGGCGCAAAACTCTATCTCGCGCAATCGCTTTCGCCAAAGCGGAGTTCATGCTACAAACGACCCTACAGATGAACACAGAGAATTCGATTCTATAATGGAGAGTGAAGGGTTTAGCATGGTTTCGCTGGATACACTACCGTCAGCTAAACAACATGGACTCAGCGCCAGCTCTCAAGTAACAAAGGGCGCTTTGAAGCCGTTTCTGGAGCGGGAAAGCAACGGTGTCTTAAGACGAAAATCCTCGATCCGGAATCAGgccaatgaagaagaagccggtcTAATTACGCAACCTGAGCCATCAGCCCTGGCACAAGAGAAGGCTACTGTGGACTACAGGTCCGCTAGGGCATATTCTTCCCCTACTTCTCCAGCGCCTGTTCCGGTTCAAGCCTCTAGCAGACGGCGGCGACGACCAATAGCCAGGTTTGTGAGGTTGGTCCGTGTGGGCATTGCTCTGGAGAGCGCTCTAAGGCGTCCGTATGACAGAGAGTATCCCCGAGGTCTCCTGTCAAGTCCTGAGATACGCGTGTCGCAAGATCAGATGTCCAGCTTGGAGACATCTAGGAAACGATTGGAGCTGCTCTTCAGCGAATTCGATTCAGAGATACAACGCGATCTACAGTCGGCCTTGAAATTCGGTCAAGAGCTCGCGAAGAGACGAGTGCAGGCAGAGATTGAGAATGCAAGGAAAGCCCCTGAGATGGAAACTATCACAGAAACCACGCCAAAAGGCCTGAGCGAAACAAGTGGGTCTCGGGAAATGTCGCGGGAACCTGATGGACTAAGGGACTACGATACACCAGGCTCAGAGATGAGGCGTCGGATGGAAGAATGGCAACGGGAGAGGGAAGCTATCAGCCGCGAAATTCAATTGGCCAACTCAAGCCAGGTCATTGTTATTGACAGTGATGTGAGTGGCCCTCCGAGTCCAGAGGGGGGCATGGCTGCTCCCAAAGCTGATGAAGAGCGTGACTGGACCTCTGACATCGATCGTGGAGACGCAGATGCACTATCAGTGCATGACAAACCCGAAGATGGTCGCTTTAGTGAacaagaggaggaagacgaagatgacggaTACGAAGATATCTGGCAACAAGAGGCTAATGATAGAGGCGATCTTTCGGACCGCTCGTCTGTTTCGTATGTTCATCAAAGCTTGGACAATAACAGGCAAGAGTCTAGTCCTCAAACAAATAGCTCGATATCTGAACGGAGTGCTATCGATAATTCGTATTCTCCAGCCTACTGGACCAATGCTCACGACAAGGTGCCGTTTCTAGGCAAGTCGCGAATCAAAGAGCTACGAGAACAGGATGTTGATATTTCCGCACTATTGCGTCCAGGGGCTACCCCCAAACGTTCGCGTTACTACTACGGGCAAAGCAGCCCCCCAAGTACAGAAAACGGACGAGATCCcgagcagccacagccaacCGCGGTACCCTACAGCGAGGAGGCAAAGGAGGATGAatacgaggaagaagaagtacaGGGAGTGCGgcaggatgaggaggatcaCTTACTTGAACCTCCGCAGTCAGATGATTATCTGGAGTCAAGCCCTCAGAGAGCCCCAGGGGAAGAGACATTCCAGCTGGATCCAACTACGAATTTTGAAAATGCACGACAACACTCGGATTTGTGGCTAGAAGGGTATGGTGATGGGAATCTTTCAGATGCAGCTTCACCTGAACCACAGACCGCTCACGAGACACCTGTCCTCACCCCCGAACGCCAGCAGCCCTCCAGTACCAGAAAACAAGCATCATCCTGGCTCCAAAAGATTACTAATCTTACGCCTCAATGGTTGAAAGTaccaaaaagaagatcaTTTGCAGAGCCTGCTCTATCTGTATATGACGAGGCTTcagaggacgaagatgatgacgggtCCCGCTCGAGAAACGTGGAAGAAAACTACATGGAGGAAGCGCCAAGACTGCATCGGGACCATGAACAACAGAGCCTTTCTAGCCCGTTAGACGACCAGTCGCCCAATGTAGAAGCAAAAGACGATACGTATGATCGTCCTTTGCCGCTGGCTGTCTCTGGATATTTCTCTGACGATCACTACATCCTCCTTCGTCGTCTTTACCGTCTGGCAAAAAGACATCCAGAACGCTTCATTTACTACCCTGGTCCAGGGCGATCGGATATCATTGGTGATTGGATATGGACGTCGGACGGTTTACATGGGGTCCCCATCACGGAGC tttctttttttggtttcgTTTCCCGGACCCCGTTACCAGCTTGGCAACGATAG
- a CDS encoding uncharacterized protein (predicted protein): MRVASTIQYIFHLPYLTKRTERSIWKGKGIDDSPSIEVTVHCHDDDSQSTGSEMAVNASELDLHHGGSSNSSGSRSRLVRVVSWASIVCDKCRWTPEQERELAIAQSELGRCQKAWSSEQELWLSHAWNRRRSSEEQPVDANAHRASSKVRRFRKRHTGDFY, encoded by the exons ATGAGAGTGGCCAGCACCATTCAATacatcttccacctccccTACCTGACCAAACGTACAGAACGTTCCATCTGGAAGGGTAAAGGGATCGACGATTCCCCCTCTATTGAAGTCACAGTGCATTGCCACGATGACGACTCCCAATCAACCGGGTCCGAGATGGCGGTGAACGCAAGCGAGTTGGACCTGCATCATggcggcagcagcaacagcagcggcagccgATCTCGATTGGTACGGGTTGTAAGCTGGGCCAGCATTGTCTGTGACAAATGCCGATGGACACCAGAGCAAGAGCGTGAATTGGCTATTGCACAGAGCGAGCTGGGGAGGTGTCAGAAAGCCTGGAGTTCGGAGCAAGAGTTGTGGCTATcccat GCTTGGAATAGACGGCGGTCCTCTGAGGAGCAGCCCGTCGACGCTAATGCCCATCGGGCTAGTAGCAAAGTGCGACGCTTTCGGAAAAGGCATACTGGTGATTTCTACTGA
- the gel6 gene encoding putative 1,3-beta-glucanosyltransferase (predicted protein): protein MRPLSTVSALAWLGGFQALPVNAIQTISTVGSKFFHEDGTQYFLKGIAYQLIPDDPLVDTAQCKRDFALMAELGTNAIRVYHVDPKANHDGCMEALAAAGIYLFVDLDTFDTSINQDKPQWTHSQFERYKAVLDEFQKYNNTAGVFVGNEVINTKEGSAAAPYVLAAAHDIKSYRNEKGYRNIPVGYSAADIAELRPMLQNYLACRPDSADRLDFFSLNAYEWCGPSSYETSGYKRLQSQASDYPIPIFFSETGCNAARPRTFEDQAAIFGPEMANTWSGSMIYEWIQEANDYGLIKYGPPSGASPDKMLVQDGFPRQGEPIPVDPDFHNLKAQWARLRPTGVALSDYIKSTSSIKPASCPTSTPGGWAVDSHQPLPTLQRATSDVAAAGPNPGSGSGPDSGSRPEQLSARVTSVAPSDYHSSRAVNGASAGTRGFDRLAGGSLFLCMLIGALALWL from the exons ATGCGGCCGTTATCCACTGTGTCTGCACTTGCTTGGCTGGGAGGTTTTCAAGCCCTACCGGTCAACGCGATACAAACCATCTCCACCGTTGGCTCCAAGTTCTTCCACGAAGATGGTACTCAGTACTTTTTGAAGG GCATCGCTTATCAACTCATTCCCGATGACCCCTTGGTTGACACCGCACAGTGCAAGCGCGATTTTGCTCTCATGGCCGAGCTGGGCACTAATGCAATTCGCGTTTACCACGTCGATCCCAAGGCTAATCATGATGGTTGCATGGAGGCACTTGCGGCTGCAGGAATCTACCTCTTCGTGGATCTAGACACATTCGATACGTCGATCAACCAG GACAAACCACAGTGGACACATTCCCAGTTCGAACGATATAAGGCGGTGTTGGACGAGTTCCAAAAATATAACAACACCGCCGGTGTATTTGTTGGCAACGAGGTAATCAACACTAAGGAAGGCTCGGCCGCCGCCCCGTATGTCCTAGCCGCAGCGCATGATATCAAATCGTACCGCAACGAAAAAGGCTATCGGAACATCCCGGTGGGTTATTCGGCAGCTGATATTGCAGAGCTGCGTCCCATGCTGCAAAACTATCTAGCTTGTCGTCCCGACTCCGCTGACCGActggatttcttctcgcTTAATGCCTATGAGTGGTGTGGTCCCTCTTCGTACGAGACATCCGGCTACAAGAGACTTCAAAGCCAAGCAAGCGACTACCCTATCCCGATCTTCTTTTCAGAAACAGGCTGCAATGCGGCACGGCCACGGACCTTTGAAGACCAAGCTGCCATTTTCGGCCCTGAGATGGCAAACACTTGGTCCGGCTCCATGATCTATGAATGGATTCAGGAGGCCAACGACTACGGTCTGATCAAATATGGTCCCCCCTCAGGCGCCTCACCCGACAAAATGCTCGTACAGGATGGTTTTCCTCGCCAGGGGGAACCTATTCCGGTGGATCCCGACTTCCACAACCTGAAAGCGCAATGGGCCAGGTTAAGGCCTACCGGAGTAGCCTTGTCGGACTACATAAAGTCTACTTCCAGTATCAAGCCTGCATCTTGCCCCACTTCGACACCGGGTGGATGGGCCGTGGATTCTCACCAGCCCCTTCCCACTCTTCAACGAGCTACCTCGGACGTGGCGGCTGCCGGTCCAAATCCTGGCTCCGGCTCTGGACCTGATTCGGGATCACGGCCAGAGCAGCTTTCAGCACGTGTGACTTCGGTTGCACCCTCAGATTATCACTCCTCTCGTGCCGTCAATGGCGCCTCCGCGGGAACGAGGGGCTTTGATCGCCTTGCAGGTggatccctcttcctctgcatGTTGATCGGTGCCTTGGCTCTGTGGCTCTAA
- a CDS encoding protein kinase domain-containing protein (predicted protein): MSVTTSLWWPEDRIKATLSSEYVFGQLPSDILHRLVEPLPWGEGLTSETYLDWILSKAGRLFLILVDIGIPDRIFALVDESFDDSDLPIAAHSVNRLHLSLEIEDTSLESKFFLAQWRFIVRGIGEGEHVKYTENEGVPVELLRTGTALVREGVEKVVLAGAVCRVYLRTQVTVGGAPHFFDEDEVLEEIKSMRRLAHDHVYSIYGSYFVDKTVCILFTGVYERTLMSFLTDIPQHFKRLPKAQRREILLNWPHCLANGLSWLHAHGQVHGAIRPSNILVDADYRIFLGQFEALDTLLPPVKVDDVESYQYGAPERWVRSASVQQAGPQKIDLPSGGRTARKQSAHSMKLNLSILKGSHRTEHESLSPRSESMVSQSTAIRVGFPGSRFSFAASSSSSGSSIGSARKRVISSVKRPILYTPSITSSNSSGSSSNRASIMTNPVGLPGTNSSAAVVHTWESHQTDPEASDIFSLGAVTLNIFTHLCKRKISAFAHHRGAKNRTAGRGGGVADCSFHLDRNLTQVTSWITLLDHDSKKQKDPVFQAVRPMLAVVRDMLNKEPADRPSAYQVEHHFSEAIHQVSGVANMHCSSHLQHHTRRSKNRLHEAPHATTPRLTLPSISRSASPHSPLTVATNSPIYEEGSIGFTPSSSPSVAGFNLSSSIATYVENSDTDQDSSGYAGSDTAPWYDPSWSYRMAV; the protein is encoded by the coding sequence ATGTCGGTCACAACGTCTCTTTGGTGGCCCGAGGATAGAATCAAAGCTACACTATCCTCAGAATATGTCTTTGGTCAACTGCCGTCCGACATACTGCACCGCCTCGTGGAGCCTTTGCCCTGGGGAGAGGGTCTGACGAGCGAGACGTATCTCGACTGGATTCTCTCCAAGGCCGGGAGACTTTTTCTCATTTTAGTGGACATCGGAATTCCAGATCGCATTTTTGCTTTGGTAGATGAGTCATTTGATGACTCGGATCTGCCTATCGCGGCTCATAGCGTCAATCGCCTTCACCTTTCACTGGAAATCGAGGACACTTCCTTGGAATCAAAGTTCTTCCTTGCCCAATGGCGGTTTATTGTTCGCGGAATCGGCGAAGGCGAGCACGTAAAATACACAGAGAATGAAGGTGTCCCTGTGGAGCTTCTGCGAACTGGAACAGCCCTTGTGAGAGAGGGTGTCGAAAAGGTCGTCTTAGCTGGTGCGGTCTGTCGAGTTTACTTGCGGACGCAGGTTACAGTTGGAGGGGCGCCGCATTTcttcgacgaagatgaggtaCTTGAAGAGATTAAATCGATGAGACGGCTGGCCCATGACCATGTATATTCAATATACGGGTCTTATTTTGTCGACAAAACCGTGTGTATCCTTTTCACAGGCGTATACGAACGCACTTTGATGTCTTTCCTCACCGATATCCCCCAACATTTCAAGCGTCTCCCCAAAGCCCAACGACGAGAAATCTTGCTTAACTGGCCACATTGTCTTGCCAATGGTCTTTCATGGCTCCATGCACATGGCCAGGTTCATGGCGCCATTCGCCCTTCAAACATACTCGTTGACGCAGATTATAGAATCTTTCTGGGCCAGTTCGAAGCTCTCGATACGCTGTTACCTCCAGTCAAggtggatgatgtggagtCATATCAATACGGTGCTCCAGAACGTTGGGTACGCTCGGCTAGCGTCCAGCAGGCTGGTCCACAAAAGATTGATCTTCCGTCGGGTGGGCGTACGGCTCGGAAGCAGTCAGCGCATTCAATGAAGCTAAACCTATCAATACTGAAGGGATCTCATCGGACGGAGCACGAGTCTCTTAGCCCAAGATCTGAATCCATGGTTTCTCAGAGCACTGCCATTCGTGTTGGTTTTCCTGGATCTCGATTTTCCTTTGCCGcgtcgtcgtcctcttcggGATCTAGCATTGGGAGTGCTCGCAAGCGCGTCATATCCTCCGTAAAACGGCCTATATTATACACGCCCTCGATCACTTCTTCTAACTCATCAGGGTCTTCTTCAAACCGAGCCTCTATAATGACGAATCCGGTCGGTTTGCCAGGTACAAATTCCAGTGCGGCTGTAGTCCACACATGGGAATCTCATCAAACCGATCCGGAAGCTTCAGATATTTTCTCTCTCGGGGCAGTGACCCTGAATATATTCACCCACCTCTGTAAGCGCAAGATCTCTGCGTTTGCCCATCACCGCGGGGCGAAGAATCGAACCGCCGGCCGTGGAGGAGGCGTTGCTGATTGCTCCTTCCATCTGGATCGGAACCTTACCCAAGTCACCTCTTGGATTACTCTTTTGGATCACGActcgaaaaagcaaaaagacCCTGTGTTCCAGGCTGTTCGACCAATGCTAGCCGTCGTACGGGATATGTTGAATAAAGAGCCCGCCGATCGGCCCTCCGCATATCAAGTTGAACATCACTTTTCTGAGGCAATACACCAAGTGAGCGGGGTAGCTAATATGCACTGCTCCTCACACCTGCAGCATCATACCAGAAGGTCGAAGAATCGGCTGCATGAGGCGCCACATGCAACAACACCAAGACTTACTCTTCCTTCGATTTCCAGATCAGCATCACCACACTCACCTTTAACAGTGGCGACGAACTCTCCTATCTATGAAGAGGGGTCTATAGGGTTTActccctcctcatcaccatccgTGGCCGGCTTCAACCTCTCTAGCTCTATAGCAACCTATGTTGAGAATAGTGATACAGACCAGGACAGTAGCGGGTACGCTGGTTCGGATACTGCCCCCTGGTACGACCCATCTTGGAGTTACCGAATGGCAGTTTGA